One segment of Nostoc flagelliforme CCNUN1 DNA contains the following:
- a CDS encoding STAS domain-containing protein — protein MIEQVKIIKLTGNLNATTSQDFRQNITETLKVGTKIVLIDFQDVTFMDSSGLGALVLAFKTLRAADSKLVLCSINEQVRILFELTNMDKVFEIFPSQDAFNQVLVSKA, from the coding sequence ATGATAGAACAAGTGAAAATTATTAAGCTCACCGGTAATTTAAACGCCACAACTTCACAAGATTTTCGACAAAATATTACTGAAACTTTAAAAGTTGGTACAAAAATTGTGTTAATTGATTTTCAAGATGTAACATTTATGGATAGTTCCGGTTTGGGGGCTTTAGTATTAGCTTTTAAAACCTTGCGGGCAGCGGATAGTAAGCTTGTTCTATGCTCAATTAATGAGCAAGTCAGGATATTATTTGAACTGACTAATATGGATAAAGTGTTTGAAATATTTCCTAGCCAAGACGCATTTAATCAGGTTTTAGTGTCAAAGGCTTAA
- a CDS encoding PP2C family protein-serine/threonine phosphatase — protein MFQILVIDDDYSIKILLKRMLEKQGYEVVTASSGEEGIEKAVAYRPALIICDWIMPGLTGLEVCHHIKKDPKFSTTFFILLTSLDSVADCVKGLDAGADDFISKPIEHNELQARVRAGLRLHQLSRDLQAQKLLLESEMSEAAEYVRSLLPLPMTEPFNINFRFIPSRQLGGDCFDYYWLDEDCLAIYLLDTAGHGLKATLPSVSVLNLLRSRALKSLNYYQPSDVLKALNDTFQMNYQNDKYFTIWYGVYNRTNGQLIYASAGHPPSVLVTGTSPRKSEVQLLKTSGMPVGMFPEAKYVDGFYNIEKFSTLYIFSDGAYEITKSDGTLWSLDAFIQLLVSLQNPVDCQLDHVLSYLIALNSKDAFDDDLSILQIKFD, from the coding sequence ATGTTTCAAATATTAGTAATTGATGATGATTATTCAATAAAAATACTTCTCAAAAGGATGTTGGAAAAACAGGGTTATGAGGTAGTGACTGCCAGTAGCGGTGAGGAAGGTATAGAAAAGGCAGTAGCTTATCGTCCAGCACTAATTATTTGTGATTGGATCATGCCAGGGTTAACTGGTCTGGAAGTCTGCCACCACATTAAGAAAGATCCCAAGTTTTCCACCACATTCTTTATTTTATTAACATCTTTAGATTCGGTTGCCGATTGCGTCAAAGGTCTAGATGCTGGTGCTGATGATTTTATTTCTAAACCTATCGAGCATAATGAATTACAAGCACGGGTAAGAGCGGGATTACGTCTGCATCAGTTGAGTAGAGATTTGCAGGCTCAAAAGTTGCTTTTAGAATCAGAAATGTCAGAAGCCGCAGAATATGTGCGATCGCTCCTGCCTCTTCCCATGACTGAACCCTTCAATATAAATTTCCGATTCATTCCCTCGCGGCAACTCGGCGGTGACTGCTTCGACTACTATTGGCTTGATGAGGATTGTCTGGCAATTTACTTACTCGATACCGCCGGACATGGACTCAAAGCTACTCTTCCCTCTGTTTCAGTGCTAAATCTCCTGCGTTCCCGTGCGCTAAAAAGCCTAAATTATTATCAACCTAGTGATGTGTTGAAGGCTTTGAATGATACCTTTCAGATGAATTATCAAAATGACAAATATTTTACGATTTGGTATGGAGTTTACAACCGAACCAACGGCCAGTTAATTTATGCTAGTGCAGGTCATCCACCATCTGTTTTAGTAACTGGCACATCTCCAAGAAAGTCTGAAGTTCAACTCTTGAAAACCTCCGGTATGCCAGTTGGGATGTTTCCAGAAGCAAAATATGTTGATGGGTTTTACAATATTGAAAAATTCAGTACCCTTTACATTTTTAGTGATGGTGCTTATGAAATCACTAAATCAGATGGCACACTTTGGAGTTTGGATGCTTTTATTCAGCTACTAGTTAGCTTACAAAATCCGGTTGATTGCCAACTCGATCACGTACTAAGTTATTTAATCGCTCTAAACTCCAAAGATGCTTTTGATGATGATTTATCTATCTTGCAAATTAAATTTGATTAA
- the grpE gene encoding nucleotide exchange factor GrpE, which translates to MPNTRLLQDLMQQVGIPSFKALSRAAGVSERQLLRLRQGKLEQMRVDVLLKLSPVLQISLNELIATFSTVELLQEKAAPTQELLEEIANLRKEYQRSQLQLEQQREISLQELQQSSLQLLESLLLQWPTAAQKAQENPQLAAVKIVPLVQKPLEKLLQAWGVEAIAPVGAELPYDPQLHQLMEGTAQPGEIVKVRYTGYLQGEKLLYRAKVSPLRES; encoded by the coding sequence ATGCCTAATACCCGCCTGTTGCAAGATTTAATGCAACAGGTGGGTATTCCTAGTTTTAAAGCGCTGAGTCGCGCTGCTGGCGTCTCAGAGCGTCAGCTTTTGCGATTACGCCAAGGAAAGCTTGAGCAGATGCGCGTAGATGTACTGCTTAAGCTGTCGCCAGTGCTACAAATTTCATTGAATGAATTAATCGCAACTTTTTCAACCGTAGAGTTGTTACAAGAGAAAGCAGCCCCCACTCAGGAATTATTAGAAGAAATTGCAAATTTAAGAAAAGAGTACCAGCGATCGCAGCTTCAATTAGAACAACAGCGAGAAATATCACTACAAGAACTCCAGCAGTCGAGTTTGCAACTGCTGGAGTCTTTATTATTGCAATGGCCAACAGCAGCACAGAAAGCGCAGGAAAATCCCCAGCTAGCAGCAGTCAAAATAGTACCGTTGGTGCAAAAACCCCTAGAAAAGCTTTTACAGGCGTGGGGGGTGGAAGCGATCGCACCCGTGGGAGCAGAATTACCTTATGATCCCCAACTGCACCAATTAATGGAGGGAACCGCACAACCTGGAGAAATAGTCAAGGTGCGCTACACTGGCTACCTTCAAGGTGAGAAGCTACTTTATCGAGCTAAAGTAAGTCCTCTTAGAGAGAGTTAG